The region TTTTTATTGACTGTTGTATTCTCATTtagcataaatttaaatttattataaactcaaAGGGCTGCTCTTGCgagtaaaattgttttttcttttttagccTAAAGATTTAAAGAAAGGACAGAAACAAATTGATAAAGAGAATGCTGGAAGccttcaattttatatatacatcatTCTGGGAGTCTCAGTATGTTCAATTTAAGGCgctatttttatttcacaacCTAAAATTAGTAGAACTGGttgtaatgaaaaattttttcctgaatatttatacaatatgtttttagtttcaaaaaaaaaaaaaaatttttttgcttaaacttttattttattttataaacattgaaaatcTGTAATGATTTATAACAGAAATGaatgcataataaaatattacacgAAGTAAACTAAtgtataactatttttactattaataagTAGCTAACATTTCCATCAGATTTTCCATCAGAGCTGCAAAATTGTGGAATAACTTAAAGACTGAAGACACCAATGCAATATCGTTAAACTCATTTCAGGCTATTTTATTGTCCAGATTACTGACAGCTACATTTGAATACTACTGACAATTGCTGACAGCTACATACTGAATTACTGACAGctacatttacaaatatatgCTTGTTTAGTGTTTTATGGTTGTCCTCCTCATTGGTTGTAtggctatatttatagcaaCGGCTGAAATAGGTTCTAAAGAAATACATTATTTCTGTTTCagcattaatatattattattattattgcatgATCGGAACCATCTAGAGGAATAAAAGAAGAAACTGTGTCAGAGACAAAACGAATCAAGCTAGCATTAGAGACAAAACAAATCAAGAAGTAAAGGTAAGTGTTTAGGGTTGGCCTGAAAGCAAATCataaagttaactatctgagtaagagattgagaaatgcagaagttgTGGTTTTAATGCCAGTGgggtcagtggtgttagagcctaACCATTCAAtttgatgagcattaaagtctcCAATAACACCAATATTGGCAGAAGGGTAAAGAGAAAGAGCAtgatcaatttgatcagaaattacatctaaagagtgcagtcttgagaaaAGGAGAATAAAGAACGTAGAGAAAGTTGATAGAGTGAAGAGCTTAGCTTTTATGTGCTAAGtggaagcacataaaagaatggtcataGGGTTCGAATCAGGTTACatgacaaataggtgaattgatgcgtatgtatacccccaAACCAAGCATGTGAATATTGGAGTCTTTGTGAATCAaaggcctcagaaccattaaactgaattttagagctgtaccttcattaggagataacaggaagagttccATAGCCACTATCAAGGCGGCACAAGAAAAATCTCTGAGTAAAGTCAAAAAGATCTAGCATTTgccatcctaggcaggaaacaatgtaacacatcTTTGTCTGATAAAAAAGGGGTTAGAACAATAGGTGAAGAAGGTTCTGTATGAACTAGAGGTTCATACAGAACACAAACTTAGATATAGTAACTTACAGGTGAGTGAACACAGCTGCATAATACGTTCAGACAAAATACAAACATTAAATAGCAACATATGGCTGAGAGAACACGGCGCAGAGGattagacagaacacaaacatacatatttataaatgtatgatTGATATTTGTCCAAAGATCAAATTGTTATagcaaatatataatattaaagcaatatataatgatatcctatataatatattatagcaAATATATAATATGGGATATCATTATATATTGGGAAAATATATAGggagttttgtttaaattataacttactttaaactatatttattattgatttttggtTTCTGTTCcagtttaagtttattttcagCTCcggttataaataataatattttaatttaattttagtttgacTTTCTTCAAAGTATCATTTTCAGTTGATTACTACCTCTATCAGCAAATACTTCACCATAGAAACAGaggttaatatatataaagagctATATTTTGCATTCTGAAGTTTCCTTGATCAGAACTATAAGGTTTTCCTTAACTAATCAAAATTCagacataatttaaaaatagtgacaaTCATAAACctcaaaaataatactttatttagtaatttagtaaaaaatttatttatttttaattaataaaataatgttataatagTTTAAGCTTTTgtgcaatttttatataaaaaaaaaaagctttgtcattgttttatttttttgtatttttttttcttccggAAAATTACCTTAAGTACAAAAATCATCAAATCTTTCTCAATCTCAAaactctaatatatatttttgttttttattgtcttGAAGTTGcaaaaatgatgtttaaaaCTATCATTAGGTATATGTgactaaataattatattagttattaattactatttGCTGCTAGAATACCATGTTATTTCTCTCCCATCTCTTTCCAAACTCCTAtcacttctaaaaaaaatatcactttAATTTTTGACGGAAATAGAACTTTGGGGCAAAATGATTTAGCAATTATTAAATTGCAAAATTGAGAGAGTAAGATTTAActtgttattaagtttttattattagggAAATATTGGATTGGATTAGGAGGCAGAACAAAGGAGGcatcaacaaaataataatgttgaacgttatatatatttatatatgtatcaaGACTTGTTTTGTATGCAGatttaatgtcaaaaaattctctttattattatttttttaaggacgtaatcttttttaaactaccaCAGTATAATAAATTACCACAAAATTTGCTctattatctaaatatattatggaatgtttttttaatattaaattaaatgttaaattttttcaaatatttaatacaaactattttctttctttcctcaacatttttataaatgaatttaaatgtttaattttttttattattattatttgttaaatttgtaaTTGCGGCTTTGcaactgattttttaatttaaaaaagttagtaactatagttataaaataaattgtcatAAGAATAGTCATGATCTTAGTCATAAGAATATCTTtctaataaatatggaataactaataaaataatttaacttattgcaaaaataaaaactctactTACATTACCAGTGATTTTGTTGTGAAAGCAAAGATTAATTTAGGATTTCAAgtaccatttattaaaaaatatatatcgtTGCGCTTTCACttgcgttataaaaaaaagtttaacgtatgtttaaaaaaagtttattgtacagtcttaaaacatgtttaaaaagaatttaatttttagttaaaaaaaattgaaaaagaattgcaataaaaacaagcaaatttttttgacaaaaaatgcttaaattattaaattatatttagtaatattttaaaataaaattaaaattaaatttcctttgtttttaatttaatctgaatttatttcatttgtaaatagtgcttaaaaaattgttaaataaacaataaataatgttaaacaaacaataaatttcaaatcttgtaataccttttttttaaatatcttgatagtttatttctttattaatattttttatttctgaagtTATTAACAAAAGAATAACAAGTAGTCTTTGTCTGACCAAAAGTAATCTACATAATTAATTAACTAGTTATATGTGCTCTGAGTTGCCAGACACTTGAAGATTTAAGATCTTAAATCGCAACTTTTCTAGATTTTTATCACTTTAACTAACTGAGTTATATGACTACAGAATAACTAAAGTTAAGCACAAATCACTCACATatcatttagtaaaaattgtaaCAGATTTGCATAAGGTCTGGGCAGGGttttatctaataattattgttgaatgacttgtgaatttaaaatatcacattaGGTTTACAAGCAACTATAAAGATTTCATAACTAAACTGTTTgatgtttgattttaaaaaatcttataaaattatcaaattttttgttttaatttgaactCAGAACATCTGCTTGATGTTAAtgccaaaaaaagttttgtagtaCTTATTTTAGCggtactactactactactatctACTTGATGTTAATGCCAAAATAAGtatttagcataattttttattgtttataaatatttttttaggctttttatgttgttgttagCTTTGCTTTTTTCGAGTTACGATGGTCAACATATGTAAGTacaaattgtaaaactttatttgattttaaatgtttaaatttaaataattactttatttgattttaaatgtttaaatttaaagtttttcagttaatttttataataggtGTTTACTTTATTGATTATCAAAATTTCACTCTGATTACTTTtctcatttaaacaatttaagattgaacaaatttattatttaaaatttctcaatctcaaagttaaaatatttcattataaactaattatcaAGCTgatttcattataaacattatctttctgatattttctaattattaaaattacaactttttagcattattagaatattattactcaaataattGTAGTTATCAtagaaattttagtttttaaaaagtacccAAAAAAGTAAACCAGACCTCTTACAGACATTATTATGGCGGATGCTAGGGTGTTCTCCAAAACaacgatttttttaaatagctataTATActccctaaatgtgttttatatatatattaacactggaattttaaaatttttaatcaaaaaatattttaacaggtATCTCAAGATCCTTGAACATTTAATGAgtccctaatattatttaaaaaaaagtttttcaaaggcatatcatgttgggtctcaaatgaagcgaaattatatgaaaattttaaaaatgattattatattattataattaattatattattaaaaacttgtttaaaaaaattattaaaaatgcgcttttatcatttttagttaataaattacaatattataattatcatttttgaaattttcatgtTTGTTTGGTTTATTCATGGTCAACATAATTTACAAGTTATTGACAAAGCAGTACACCAGGCTACTCTGTgataaaaatacagtttttaaatttcagctAAAGTTAAGACGCCGCAGCAAAGAAAGTTTGTATTTGAAATTGTTCAGGTTCTTTGAATTCACCGCATTATGTGTTCAGGCATTCCATGGTTTGACAACATGGTTGATGAGGAAGTTGTTTCTTTCTGTGCAGTTTCATACAAGTTGTGCTTTCGATTGTTTTGTTTGTCCACACAGttgaagaatttattttaaagacttggTGTTTATTTAAAGCTAAGGGGCTGAGAAGTTACCTTTGTTGGTTTTGCTGATGATTTTATATTGCTCAATAAGGTCTGCTCTTTCTCATCATTTGATTAGCATTGGCAAGCTAAGTCTTAATAGTCTCTGAATATAGGGCAAGTGTTTTAAGTTGGCAATATGTTTTGTGGCTTGGTGTTGAACATGCTTAAGTTTAGTGCTCATATCTTCAGCTAGAAATGGTGACCAGGAAAATTGATTACCAGCTGGGTCAGCTGTGAAGACCTGTTTTTTAACCTTCAGATTGTTAGTCATAACAGCGCCTAGGTCTTGTTCAGATGTTGTGCAAGACTGTTGGTGCAGTCAGCCTACcaagttatttaaagtttaaattgtaGTCGATTTTTTGGTGTTGCTGCACCCAATGTGACTTTGCACTTATGGAGATTAAAAAACCACTTCACTGCTTTGTTAATGTTGGCTTGGAGTGTTATGATGTCATGGTTGGATTCATTAACTCCAATTATTTTACAGTCATCTGCATACATTTTAAAGTGGTGTAGTATTTTGTCTTGCGAATCGTTAATGTAGATAAAGAAAAGAAGTGGTCCAACAACCATTCCTTATGGCACACCGCTAAGGACTGTTTTCCAGTTAGATTTATGTTACCCATGGCTACATCCAATTTATGCTAGTTGCTGGACATTCGGTAAGATTTCAGCTTGTGCAGCAGACGTTAGTGTTGAACTGTGTCCAAAGCTCTTGCAAAGTCTGTTAATATGATATCAGTTGGGTAACCTTTGCAAGTAGCTTCATTCAGACTGTTGCGAGTTTTGAGTAGGTTTGTGACGCAATCTTTTCCTTTTTAGAGCCTGTGTTAAGCAGAACTgatcagtttatttttatttaggtggTCAGTAATGTGTCTGTGTATGGGCTTTCCATTATCTTGCAAGAGACAGAAGTGCATGAGATAGGTCAATAGTTTAAGGTGTTCGACTTGCagtctttttgaaaataggagttgtttcagtttttttccATTGAGACGGTACTTTGTCAGCTTTAAGTGAATCAGAGAGTATAATGCTTAGTAGAATAGTAAATCCTGAAGCACAGTATTTTAGGACATGTGGATGAATGAAGCCCATTGTTTTGAAGCCCATTGATTTGTTCTTGTTTAggtacaaaagtttttttttaacggaTTTGTATGACGTGAATGTGGTCAGTTGGTGCATGCTTGTGGAACAAGGGTTGAATGTTGGGAGAGGCCCAAGTGGCTTAATTTCGAaaactaattgaaaataaatgtttaatgtgTTGCAGATtattaagacaatttttttattacttatttttttttttttattaatttaattatttagataaattattattttaaaattattattattttcccAAACAGGATCAAGATGTtcggcaataaaaaaaattggaatagacTGTTATTGTTCACAACCTAGCATTtccataaaaaaatcaattaagttTGATTCTTcttcttgtaaaatatttatacctaCCCATTCTTTTGCTTTAAAGCCTCTATTGATTTCTAAGAATAAAGTTGGCCATTTTCTTTcgttcaaataattttttttacatgggCACTTGGTATTTTTCTCTTTTGGatgaattattttatgattgttaAGCAAAGTTAATGATGCAAAATAAATGTTACACTTTTTGCACATTCTACTCTGAAGGACTTTTTGGTACTAGCATAATGTTGGtcaaactgaattttttttggaGCGAGATGTAGAGATTGGAGAAGAGATGTATAGCAACAATTCTTGTCAACTGAAAACTGTGGCTCAATAAGAGGGCAATAACCTTAAGTAATGAGATGTAGAAGgaatctttctttaaaaaaaaagtatatatattccTTGTGTCTCAGTACAACACTTGATGTCAGAACATTTTGAAATCTGCAACATATATTGACTAGATCTTACATGAACACCAATCcattcttgatttttttaaattacttttttggtATTGATTTCTGAGTTGAGTGTGTCAATATATTCTGAGTAGGTTTCAAAGTTATCAATCACTATATTAGAAAACACTTCAGCTAATGTTTCGCCagcataattaaaattttctcttttcaACTGTAAGTTAGTTGCCTTACCAGAAGAGTCCAAATGTTTCGTGAGGCAAAATTAGTCCTGAAAGCTAGCATGATAGTGGAGCCCTTCTTTGTTCAACTGAATTGAATGCACTTCTGTGTGGtacatttgttttaattcttataaaatccaaaaaaagtgTGATGAAGGTATGAATTgctatttctattattttttgatacctGGGGTTTTCATCTGGTCCTCCGTCAGTAAACATTATAACAATTGCCTTTGTATTACCATTCAAATCCAACATGTCTGGAAATAGAGGTAGTTCAtgtaattttcataattttttgcatGAGAATAAGCAGTGGACTTCAAATGCTTTGCTGATCTTATTGAAATATAGGTAGGACCCAAGTAGCGCATTCTTGTTGTAGCAATTCTTTTTACCAAATCCATCTTTATCAATTTTCAGTCCAGCATAGactaatgaaataaatttatggcATGGAGCAATGACAAAATTGTAATCAGGCGATCTTActttatattctatatacaTGATTAAGGGAGCTTGTAAAGTAGCTGTTGGGAGACCAATTGGCACTTTTGCTTTGCTCACTAAAGCAACTTCTGCTGGTGCCAAGATTGAAGCCAATTCTGTTAAATTCTCAATTAAAGCAAAACACATGATTTTTATGAAGGTCTTTTCCTGCTTTAATGAGTCTTACAGGAACAGTAGTCACATGCTAGTTGCCATCTATTGTGTGAGAATATTTAGGTAAAAAATGACAATAGACTGTTAATCTGCTAATTGTAAACCCTTGATTTTGCAAAGCTTCTGTTAACTCATCAAGAGATTTAATTGTTCTCAATGTTTGACATCTTCGTTTGTCAGCGGAAGCCACAAGTGACAATCTGAATAATTGTTTATAGTAATTCCGATTGactttcaataactttttttaattccgCATTATTCTCGAAGCAATAGTGTAATAAGTTCTGATTTCACAATTAATAGCTTTTTGGTCAGAGAGTGTGTTGATCATGTGATAATACAGTACTAGTATCTTGGGAAACTGGAACTGAtgaagttaacaattttttttgttggattCTTCTGAAAGCTTTCTTAAAGCTCCAGAATCTTAATTTgtcatttattttgaaaatcaacacaattttttatCGAATGCCAAAAgaaattgcatttattttgcGATAGTGATTTTGGTTTGCTTGGCAGGTGTGCTTCAGTCCATGCATTGAAAAGCTTTTTGTAGCaactatttttatctattagATTCTAGacataaaatagattaaaaaaatttatatgattaaaactaataaaaaatgaaaaaataaatatatattaaaaaaatgtatataatgaaCAAAGCAAacctaaagaaaaataaataggtAAACAACTCACAGTCTTCCCAGGAGGCATGTGTGGTTTTTTGTCTTGTATGTccacaaaaaagttttaattcagACAACTTGATCATGTCCATTTGCAAGTTTTATCACATAAGGTATTTcaatacttgaaaaaaaaaagaaagcaaaactaacaaaatagaaaattaaaataaatttaaatagaaaaaaaagttttttctgcaAAGTATCGAAACGCTTAATTGAATAAAACTTAAGCAAATGGCTGTGACCAagttttctgaaataaaaaacttatgcGTGGACATACGAGACAAAAAACTGTACACATCTCCTGGGAAGACTTGACTCACAATATACAAtgaactaaaaacaaaacaaataaataaactatgtaAATGTAAATCAAAGATACAAAAGTACAtacaaatttcttttgcaattttttttcttttgttttgttcaaGAAACTTTATTCtcttctattaaatttttttttttttttagaattttttaatttgaaaaaaaaaaacttttttaaaaaattaaaacttttttaaaaaagttttttaaaaaattaaaagttaaggaacaatatttttattcctTATCTTCTTGTTTcgcttttcaatttaaaaaaaaaatttttttaatttatgagttactatttttactattttaaaattttttttttaatttataagttactatttatactttatttctttattactttttaattattaaaaaaaaaaaagttgaaaaatcgTAAATCATTGCCTTCAACAATATCACTgcattgataaaatatttatatattaaagctTTGCTTGATTttaatgctctaaaaacttgaagaaatctattaaaatttttctattcccTCCCACCCGTCCCCCCAATTCCTTTTCACAGATTGTCACAAAATATATGACCCCCTCTCCTCTTAAAGCGTGACTTGATAACTACTCCTTAGAGACGCATTAAATGTTCAAAGTTTATGGGGGatctctaaaaaaattttttgtttaaaggttttttaaatccagtgttattttaatatatagaagACATTTAGGTAATATGTATAGGCATTTTAGGTTGTATTGTAGGCAAaaggtgttttttatttttttaaaaggtgttaattttttttatatgcctACTTGGtagttaaattaaattcttaatatttaaaatagcataAATTCTTAATAGCCTAGGTTTAAAAGTATGGATGAATTCTTAATAGCCTAGTTTTAAAATATGGATGGATTCTTAATAGCctagttttaaaagtagttgtCAGAACAGGTTTGCatcaaattgcttttttcatttgaacaaaaactcaacttttaattataaagtaaagcatttaatttgaaactaatttttttaatcttttttaaattgtattaaatacaCACAACTATTTTCATGCCTTGTAAATCTATTTCATAAAGATTTTACTGTTTAAAAGATATGAACATGACTTTTAAAcagtaaaatataattgtaatgcaaatgttttaaactttataagaaagctaaaagtattttcttaagcatttgaaatgtaaaaaaaaatattatatcattttCTCACAAAATTAATAGTTAAAACTCAATAATTACATGATAAACAAGCTGGGTGTGACTGGTGGGTGAAGgtattttgaaatgtttaataattaactTCAAAtgggtaaaaatttatataaaaattgtttagttaAATTGCTCATACAAAATTTATGATAACTTTATTATCATAAAAggatattttataaaagcattattatGATTTATTCTTGTTTGAATACAAGGTTGTGTAATATATAGAATCAATAGATTGAATAGTAAAAGAGGAGGAGGGGGTGTTtacatatatgttaaaaattctttaaaatcatGAAACAAGTATTATTGAACTTAATTCCAATATTATCAAACAGATATGAACATGCGTTGAGTATGGTGaagaaaaaggttttaataaGTTGCATTGattgttttcctgactcatcctgtgaaactaataaaaaaaatcctaaattcTAATAAAGCTGTTAAAAAGGCATAAGACAAAAATCAATTCTTTAGTGTAATGATAATCGATGATTATCTATACTAACTATAACTTATATCTTAAAATAGAAAGTCAGTTTTGTAGAATCTTATAACCAACAAGCTGAAGGACGTTGTAGTATGTTTAAATGACTGTTTTTTTGAACAATGTGTTACTCAAGCTACATTTTGAATCAATgaatacaagttaaaaaatacactTGATCTAATAATTGTAGATAATAGTAACAATGTTTTTGGTTTGTCTCATTTGCCATCACTTGGTTAGAGTAGTAAAGGACATCCCGGTTTGAGTAGTAAAGGACATCCTGCATATGGTTCAGCTGCAAACATATTAGGTCATAAAACCCACTTTAATATTGAacttataaaaagcaaaaaaccaatggaaaaattttttttgacagagTTGCAAAACAATGGaataaactaacaaaaaaagtcatttttctGGTAGTTTATtctattccaaaaaaaaaaaataaacatatagatATTATGctataaaattatgatataaactCTAATCACCATGGGCTTAAAATAAACTCAACATGTCATTGAATCTCAAAGATCTCAAATTGATATCgaatttaattttgttcaataaatattttattcatagtattttattttgaaaattggtCAAGTTTTTCTGTGcagtggccttgtttgtcaatGTTTGTATTTCAGAGTTTTATTGTTGAGAAAAAAGTCTTTTTGACTATTCAGACACCCTTGggaagataaatatatataagaaaactgAAGGAAAAAACAGTCTATTATAAATTCATGaatattgtaatttttctattgttaaaataagttttaaagttttaatttgacaaactttaagttaaaatgaaagaacaggtataaatatttatattattattgttatattgttatttcttattatattttcaacatttatttttatagcttgGTTTCTTCATGCCAATCTTTGTTTATGCTGGTTCTTACAAGTTTCTAAGTAGCATAGTGTCGGGTGGAATGGATCTAGCTATGGAAGGTGGAATGGCTGAGCATGCCAAAGATTTAATACTAGTTACTGCTATCATTCAGTTATTAAGTTTAGTTTCAAATTATTTCTGGATTCTCTGGCTAGTTGtaagttcaatttttaattttaagagatttgtatgatattatatttttatctgatttaagtttttacattaacctctattttttatacaaatttattataatttttttaatttttctattttacttaTTGTACTTAAGTAGCATGTAAGTGGGTCAGAACAGCTTCAAAACTGaccatttgataaaaataaatgtttttccaGAGGCTCCTCAATTTTAGCTCTCTATattaaatctatattaaaatgagctttaaaaaaaataatatttgagtgcttgtaatatatattatcaagTCTTtgaatgcatttaaaatatttcattttcaaacaattCACTTTTATTTAATGTGCTTACCTAGACTTTTtcaggtgttttttttttataaaatgactGATGATTAcagattgtaattttttttgcctCTGTTTAGTTCTTTTGTTTATGTGTGTTGAAATGCGTCTATTACATCAGTAGAAACTAGGTATCAAAAATCAGATCATGTACACAAGAAACTAAccatgttatttttttcaattcttttttgtaTGGATTAGACAGGTCGATTCTTAGGTGTTGGAAAAACTATAACATTGTtaccatattttttattcagtactttttagataaaaaaagcaaactttaTGAAATTCactgtgtttaaaattttataaattaaaaatgacattcaaatactaaaatatttccCTTAGCACAACAAGTTGGTAATAGAGTGTTGCCTACAAAAggttctaaaatatatatatctgcaGGTTAGGGTAGGGTGGGTTAATGTTGATCTAAGGGGTAATGTAGGTCTAATCAACATTTATCAGTTTTTCAGAAGAAAGGTTTTAGTTagaagcttttttttctttatggtGTGAAAAATGTgagaaaaatttagtttttttactaaaatgtaTAGATTGTTTGTTGTTGTGTGATCGTGTATTGTTTGTTAATAATCTTTTGTTAATAAAGGTTACAGATTATTAAGACCCGTATCAATCTTTACCGATAGACCAGCAAAAATGTTCAACTTCTTAGTGAACCAACAATGTCCAAAACAATGGAAGTactattgaatttaaaaatcacaaatGAATCTAAAATGACTTTATCTACCTTCAAAAGTCTTTATCTTTTCATTTGCtctctaaattttaattatcgaCTTACTAGGCAAATTCTTAAGtatatttttcattcaaaatgGCACATAcatttaaagaaagattttttatagaaaacttaAACTTCAGGTATAAAAAACAGGGTGTAACacatagaaaatgttttatctggTTGAAAAATTACCAGATAATTAGATTC is a window of Hydra vulgaris chromosome 15, alternate assembly HydraT2T_AEP DNA encoding:
- the LOC100202547 gene encoding transmembrane protein 208 isoform X2; the protein is MAPKDLKKGQKQIDKENAGSLQFYIYIILGVSAFYVVVSFAFFELRWSTYLGFFMPIFVYAGSYKFLSSIVSGGMDLAMEGGMAEHAKDLILVTAIIQLLSLVSNYFWILWLVVPGRAFYMLWVNVLSPWFFAPPPPEMDEKQQKKYEKKMKRQVIYK